In Armatimonadia bacterium, a genomic segment contains:
- a CDS encoding alpha/beta hydrolase family protein, translated as MDFPTWYRHTPHVALREQVRVLEPAYSLLVRWADHPEQWRAELTHRLRDLLGLAWEDETISGPPLSTRPVACPLDVRELEQVDEEGFSRTRLAYNVEVGLTAFAWVCVPHDNENPLPAVICVPSREAEGDALLGLTGEPDLPGYRYAVELAQRGYVVLVPDLRGYGEARDDADGLAATGQLLGRPLMGMHVWDLSRGVDYLQTRPEVRSDRIGMTALRPAAPAALFTAALEERVNCTAISGGLSTLRELVVARDCFTREAPPPELVPGLLRYADLDDVACLVAPRPLIMVQSNSDTSVPETGVRELFERTKAGFELLGEGVKLETMQVESSEAGCTGQLLRFLDDWLKLP; from the coding sequence GGCCGACCATCCGGAGCAGTGGCGTGCGGAACTGACACATCGGCTGCGTGACCTGCTGGGCCTTGCATGGGAGGATGAGACGATTTCCGGGCCGCCGCTGAGCACTCGTCCCGTTGCTTGCCCCCTGGACGTGCGCGAACTGGAACAGGTGGATGAAGAGGGGTTCTCGCGCACCCGGCTGGCGTACAACGTCGAGGTCGGCCTGACTGCTTTTGCCTGGGTCTGCGTGCCCCATGACAACGAGAACCCGCTTCCGGCGGTGATCTGCGTGCCGTCGCGCGAGGCCGAAGGCGATGCGCTGTTGGGACTGACCGGCGAACCCGATCTGCCGGGCTACCGCTATGCCGTGGAGCTTGCGCAGCGCGGGTATGTGGTCCTGGTGCCCGACCTGCGAGGCTACGGCGAGGCTCGGGATGATGCGGACGGGCTGGCAGCCACCGGCCAGCTCTTGGGACGCCCGCTGATGGGGATGCACGTGTGGGACCTGTCGCGGGGTGTAGACTACTTGCAGACGCGTCCCGAGGTGCGCAGTGACCGGATCGGCATGACGGCCCTGCGACCTGCGGCACCGGCTGCGCTGTTCACCGCCGCCCTGGAGGAGCGCGTGAACTGCACGGCGATCAGCGGTGGACTAAGCACCTTGCGGGAGCTGGTGGTAGCCCGCGACTGCTTCACACGCGAGGCGCCTCCACCGGAGTTGGTGCCCGGTCTGCTGCGGTACGCGGACCTGGACGACGTGGCTTGCCTCGTGGCCCCGCGACCGCTTATCATGGTCCAAAGCAACTCCGACACCAGCGTGCCTGAGACCGGCGTGCGCGAGCTCTTCGAGCGGACGAAGGCGGGCTTTGAGCTCCTGGGCGAAGGTGTGAAGCTGGAGACGATGCAGGTGGAGAGCAGCGAAGCCGGCTGCACGGGACAGCTACTGCGGTTCCTGGACGACTGGCTCAAGCTGCCGTAA